The DNA segment GGCATATATCGAACGATTAATGTGAACACAACATTATAAACTGTTCCATGGTAAAACTTTCACGAATATAACATAAGCAATCAAACCATACTGTCAATAATTAAAAccagtgtgaaaacagaaaaccATTCTGTTGTTGTGACAGGCTTAACatacatctttttatttttgtcaaatcaaAGTGCCCCAGAGTTGCAGGGCATTTTAATGCACCTGTCAAGTGTACCCTTTCAAAAATatattgccatggtaaccatagtttccaccatAATGGCATCGTCATAATGCCAACAGTGGTTGTTACTACTGCAgtaaaactgtggtaacttggaagccatcagtgtcttctgaaaaataaaattagcaCTTTTAAATCTAAGGAgttgatttttaataaaacaaaaagattatatatatacagtctaatatatatatatatatatatatatatatatatatatatatatatacagagagagagagagagagagagagagcacattaAAACTCTCTTGCAAACTTTTTtccatgccttcattatttttgctactttttaaatgccttctatgtaatttattgtttacccttgtcccagacccagacttttaatcttaaaatatgaaaatccaaaataaaaatatatactgtatgaaacTGGAGTAGAAATGTTTGtgactttcagaaagaaaatagaaAAGAATTCTTAGaattctcctgtgatgcatgtatatccactgttggacatttttagaaaaattaaataaactagtgagtgtGAAAAATGAAATTTAAAGGTACACTTGGGCACATTTGTTCATGTTGCGCTGGCTAATAcggcatttattttggatttacaATGACACTGGATGCaggcagcatcattcaaatgcaatcgttttcagttaccagtgccactgtagaaattccctatctacagtcagccatgattaattcaatcaaagagtaaaagtgtctaataacagggcagttattgAGATTAAGCGACTTGTTTTCAGCTGGGTATGCATtcttaaaatggcagcccccatgaggggaccctctctacGTAGAATAAAATAGTTTTCATAATGTTACTGATACTACTCTTTATCGCTTGTGAGTGTTCGTAATTTTATACACATGCTTtacaattactattaatttcttttgtagtgaaacttttttaatgaagaaaaaaattacagagtgcacctttaaaggagtTTATTTTCCACAGGGCCAGTTCAACAACAAGAATTGTAGTAACTGGGGTATGTTGGTGCACAAACTACGGATTATACCATGATAATTTTCGTAAGGGTATTAAAATACATTAACGTTTAACTTGCCCCGTTTGAGAGTGAAATCATCGGCATGCAGGAAGTCAGCTGTTGTGTTGTGCTGCTCCAGATTCTTTGCGCTGTTTATAGACAAACGTCGATTTCCTAGAAGGGGCCGGGCGATGTGTTTACAGTCTCTTCCATTTACATACACATTACATAGATAACACACTCATATCATGAGAAAATCGCCACTCATGCATTGAAAACGTCTGTATTATTTACATAGACAAAAATAGTCACCGGGGCGTGTTTTTCAGCTGGTAGCTGGGCACTGACTTTTAGCTAAATCATTTCTCATGTATTCCCATTGCGCAGAAAAGCTGATACTTATAGttgtaaaattaatacaaaaactgTTTGATTTTTCCAATTCGTTTAAGTTTTGATCAGTCGCGATATTAATCTCAACTGAGTTAGCTTGGTAACTTGTCATTATAAACCCAGATgtcacaataaatacataaataaagatGATTTATAGGCATAGCTATAATAAATAAACACTATTTAATAGCTGTCAACCGGTTGATTAACTGTTATTAGATGTAAACGTCTTAAAATATTATTGCATCTCGTAATAAACAAGTAATTTCCCCgatccagcacaaaaaaaaaacatctaaataacCGACTTACCCACTTATCTAGGCGATAGCGGTCGTTTTTTCTCTTTTTGACCCGGAATAATTGAGCGGTTATCTGATGAAACTGTGCTGACTCTAAATAAATATCTGCCTTTCGTCTTTGTTGTTAACGGTCATCAGCCGCTGTGAAGCCTGCGTCAATCACGCCGTGGCAACGCTGATATTgcgcttttcaaaataaaagtcccaataGAGCGCAACCGAACTAGCAAACAGGAGTGTAACAGGGTGTAAATATTCGGTAGGTTTCTCACCCTAGACTGACACCCCATTGGaagtgttaataaaaaaaaatcgaaaaTCGTTTAACCTTATATCATTTTAATGACAATGCCTGACTAATACCAAGTTAACACAGTTTTACTTTCGTAACTAACAACTGTAGGAACTGTGGTATTTTGGCGGAAACTATGGTAAACATGGTATTTATTTTGAAAGAGTAGAGTTTCTAAGAGAAACTTTTCTTTgcgcattttaaataattaaatattaaatataagtaaatgtcaGAAAATAGCTGCAGCGAGCAGCACTTTGACCATTTCAAGTTTTGCTAGGTGCTTTGGTGGTATTTGATTAACAAAATGAATCATACTTTAACTGTTGGAATATCTAAACTGATTTTTTAATGATACCAGTGATATCCGTCAATTCAGTTTTGATAGGCCTATATCTGCAGTCAGTTACGCGTCATACTAACTGGTGTGTGGGGAAACAACCCCCTCAGACAATTGATATATATTCTCTTGTAATAAAGTATGCAGCATAAAgtctgcttttaaaaaaatatttatatgatAAAACCCCTCTTTCATGTTTGATTCTTATTATAGTGTAGCCTACTGTTTTTCAGTCAATCtcagattaattaatgtctttaatgtagaaaatattatttattagacATCACCCCATCTTCTTCTCAAACTGCACTATTTATATTCAACAGCTGGAAAGTATGACAGCCCTAGAATGTTCCTGCCCTTCAGGTAGTGCAATTAAACTGATTACACAGGGGGGAAATGATGACAGTTATGCTTACAGTATGTTTATGCTCCTGCTGCACTACCaacaatatttttctgtttcaaaataaaagccacagATGAGTAAATAATAGTTTTAAAAGTATTAGTGGTTGAGTTCTAATCTGATTGCTGATGGTTTAATCCTGTGGATATAACTCTGTTTaatacacaaaagcaaatcaaaatgctgccatttttgtggtaattaacctCTTGGAGATTGTGTCATTACTAAAATGAAACACCAGATGGAAGTGGTGTAATACAATTCCACTTATTCCTCATACTTGCTGTTGCACGTATTTGCTTTAAGTTGACAGCTTTGTACAAGTCATCAATGGCAGTaggtaacaaattaaaataatacattattggTAGGAATTGTAATATAaatctgtattttttatataaattataatagtttaaaattattttgaaatatgttaatCTCAGACAAATAATCATCAGATATGTGTTACCTCATTAGCTGTCGCTTTCTCATAAACTCTAACAATTTATTGTGAAGTATATTAGAAGTGAAGTCTAGTTTCCATAGATTTGCTTGTTGTCAGATCATAGGTGTCCCACATTACTCTAATAATTCACCATCTATTTTGTGTCTACTGGTTTAGTATTTAATATCACTGTTTGTTGCTGCTATAACATTCATTTTGTTACAGTAAACTTGCAAACATGTGCTTCTGATGAATTCAGGATAAGCTTTTGGTATTATATTAGTACAAATATTCCACTAACAGCAGTGGATAACACTTAAAATTAATCAATTATAGCACAGATGCATCCAAATTTGGGGGAACCAAATATTTCAGTCGGTTATTGAAACCCCATATTGATTGACCAGTTGTCCCCCTCAGTGTCTTTGGTGGTTACAGCCCTGGATTATAGACTAATTGGAATTCTTCATTGAGGAGTTCGCCCCCAACTTCCTGCTTTGTGTGATGCAATTTTCCCAGTTTTTCTGTTGGGAAAAATTCAAGGACATTCTTAAATGGTGTTCCTCATAAGTAGAGTCTAGAAAATAATGGGACAATTCATGGCTTCACCCTCTCAGACTCTAATCTGTCTCATGACTTTAAAGTTTACAACATTTGATATAATTCTGGCTGAGGCCTATTCTTATTGTTGcttttcttgttgtttttttgctgttGCTGCTGTTATAAAATGTTACATGTTACAATTTTGAGGTTTGATGCTCCCTGCAACCAAAAGTGACCATCATTGGCCTATGTGGGTTTTTGACCCGATGACTCCAATAAGCACCTGACAATTACTTTTCCATTTTCACATGCTACCTGCTGCTTTttattaaaggaagagttcacacaaaaatgaaaattctctcatcatttactcaccttcatgccatcccagatgtgtatgactttctttcttttgctgaacacagatAAAGACTATTAATTCtcttccctgtccagtaggtggccatatgcatgaagaatgcaaatcagctaaaacaaaagaaaatatgaaagtggagattgatagtaaaaaaggacttatatattgatctgtttctcacccacacttatcaaatcgcttctgaagacatggatttaaccactggaatcttatggattacttttatgctgcctttatatacttttggagcttcaaaattttggtatccattcacttgcattgtgaggacctgcagagctgaaatatctaaaaatctttgtttatgttctgcgaAAGAAAAAAAGTCGTACACATCCGGGAtgccatgagggtaagtaaatgatgagacaattttcatttttgggcgaaccattcctttaaagaatGTTGTAgtacaaaaatatactgtaacttgAGTCCTGATGAAGTTTCCTCCtgtgattacattttaatttttgcaaaCAAACCAAACCTCCCTTATGATACCATatgttttaatataaattgtattataatcaCCAAGATTACGGTGCCAGGGTAATGTCTATTTTAGAAGAATTTTGCAAAAAGCTCATGGTCAGCCACTTCAGCTCCACTCCAACTGCTAAAGGAGAGCTAATCCTGGGATATTGAGGTTATTAGTTTTAGGAGCCCATTGTGAACTGGACTATTCAGGACTGAGGACTGCTGAGGATTAAAACATCACATGTTCAAGGGTGTTGGGAGGTGAATGGTGGTCAGGCGTTATCTTTTTATGATTGCTATTGGATGGCAAGCGTCTTGCCATGGCTGCTTGCAAATCATTTGAGAAGAATTTAAGCTGttttagttttagatttagctgtAGATCACAGATTAATGGGAAATCTTTTCACTTTGAAAGAAAAGGAATTGGCAATTTGTTTAGCTTACAACACTGCAGTGAACATAATcatacattgtttattttttcctcaCATCTGAAGAAACCTGGCTTTTTGTGCAGCATTCACCAACTAACATGCTGCATACTGATAATCTGGTAATGGCAATTCTAAATAATACTGATTGTAGACTGTAATCAATGTAAGATCCAGGAGTGCATTGATTGCCTTTGAGAAAACTGAGAAAagactattaaaggaatagttcgccacAAAGTAGCCATTTACACagcctcttgttgttccaaactcatgtgGATTTCCTTCTATGaaccacaaaaggagatagaaAGGCATATGTTAGTTtgagtcaccattcaatttcattgcatattttttccttacaatgaaagtgaatggtgactgtggctaatagtctgcctaacatctcctttagtgtcccacagaagaaaaatgtcatatgggttcacaacaacatgagggtgagcatcCCTTTAAAGAAATGTCTTGAATTTGTTTGACTCCAGCCCTAGTGATCTTGGTGATTAACTTTTTGACAGATTCTGTTTCTAAACTTCTACTCtagttttaaacagtatttatttattagtatttatttagtaattgtgttaatttactGAAATAGTAATTTaatgttaaaatttttaattcaGTTATTTTCCAGTGCCTCAGTTTTTCCTACACATATTCGATTCTCATATTggcaaaagaaaaaatacatcCGAGgcccatttttagtttttttattgtaTCATATTATTGTTGCTTTTATAAagctaaaaaagtattttattgcaAGAAAACTATTAATATTTCACAGCGAATTAAGAGCAGTTAAATTCAACCATATTCAAATCCAATGAGCTCTTTAATCTGTTTTAAAGCACAGAGGTTAAGCATCTTTCTCGTACATTCTGATGGCGACCACATCATCCATGGTGCATTTCTGTAGAGGTGAATGCGAGAGAGCAAGAAATAAAGATTAGCAGCACTCTTAACAAAGGCAGTAACACTTAAAAGCCTAATGAACACTCAACAAGTCATAGTTTcctaataaaatgaaataataaaagtcattttgaaatatgtaaaaaGTTTCCATATTCAGTAGCTTGCTGTTTTACCAGATCAGTCAGAGTGTTAACAAAAGGCCATTTTTACACATACCACTATCATTTTTGACTCTTGAATCTCTCTTTCGATTATTGTGGTCTTCCCCTCCCAAGTCTGCTTTTGAATAAGTTTACCATCTACAAGGCTCATGGTAGTCTGAAATGGATAATAATGGAATGAAGGAAAACATAATTATTGCTTAAGAAATAAtgaacaattaattaatttaaaattaatgtttcatttataATCAAAGAAGTATGGCCTTACCCTCACTTTCCTGTCATCTGCTGTtgtctcatcaaattcttcatctaatttgaatttaatttccaGTGTCTTGAAAGTAGTGACAGCTTTCATAGAGATCAAGCCCTGGTCATCCACTGCAATCGACAGACTGGGTTTTGCCAGGTTTGCCATTTGCCGAGAGGCAAAAccagcacctgtgtatatatacaagTTTGCTTGACATACAATTTAGCAATTTTTGAAACAGATAAAGCAGCACTATCCAGTCACTGTCATTGCAACAGGTGCACGACTGTATATAACTAGACAAAATTTGGATTCCAAAAGtcaatttaaaatgatttttttttaacataacaaaatatgaattcACACCTAATCTTATATAGTCTACTTCTGACTTACCTACAGCTTTCATGTATTCATCAAAACTGTCACTTGAAGTCATTTTCCATTTACCAATGTATGGCTCAACCATAGTTAATTCAGTATGTTCAGTTTTTAATAAAAAGCAAAGGAAGAATCTGATTATTCCAACACAAGAAGTTTTACTCTTTATCTCAAGTGTTGTAAAGTTGCAGAACAGAGCAGAGGGGGATTTAAAGAGTCTAGAGATAAGAGTCCCCACTCACCGGCCAATCATGGATGCTGGATATGATATTAAGGAATTTGATTGGTTAACAGATTTTGAAAGGGGAGGATCTGATAGACTATTATAGAATATATtatagaatatattctattctattatagaaGTATTATAACAAATACTTCTATAATAGATAAAGGAATTTCAtatagctttatatatatatatatatatatatatatatatatatatatatatatatatatatatatatatattattatttgagcTAAAAAACCAACAGCAAAAAATGAAGCTTGTTAAAGAATTTGTTTGCGTGAACATTGTCAGACAAAACCATGTAGGTTTAGTTTGTGTCACATCTAAATAATGCAATTATTAAAGTCAATTCAAATCACGGTTTAATCACTCTCTTTCAATTCACCAGTGAAATTGCGTTGTGTCTTGGAATTGTATTATTAGTAGTACATTAGTAATTGTAGGCTATAGTTACTGCAGTGGTCAATAAATATGTGTAAGGctgtttgatttaatgttttcCTTTCAACATTCAAACTTTATGTAAACAAAATAATGaaacaactgtgcattttcagAACATAcactcatagattacattttaagtTGAAGTAAATGTTACTTTACCTAGGTATTTGCTGTCAATATTTCTTCCAATAATTCATCCACAATTGCCAAACATGTTCCTATTGCCTATTGCCACTGGATGGAGTCAgtcttattatttatatatattattttatttatttatttatttatttattttttattggaggTAATGTTATTGTTGAGAGGCATTTGTCTTTGCCTTGCTACTTTCATCCTGAATTTGTATGAAATCTCTATGACTTGAAATATCTGTCTCAAAACCTAACACACTCAAATACACATTAAACACTGATGCCCCTTCTTTATAATTTTCTCATTTCTATTATATGTTCTTTATTAGTGCTTTTTGACCACATGTTCCCCTAATAAAGGATGTGTGTTCCTGTTCTTACACAATTCCATGGCTCTTCCCATTTCTCTCCAAGACAAAATGAGGCTACTGTTTATATAATGACCACTGAAATCATTAGAATATTAATTTCTCTTTCCACATTTAATTAGCATGCTCAGTTGTGTAATTATATAGTATACAGATGCACTTTACAGCAGTGGACTTCTCATTAGGAAATGTAAAGGCTCATGTTTCAGTTTGCATTTTGACTGAGACAATTTGCCTTGGTGAACTGAAATTATACATGGTATGTTTGGAGCACAGGGGCTTTGGCAATTTAGAGATTAATTAGACAGAGAAATTGCTTCCCCTATTTATTCATGTAAGTGTTGATGTCCAATCTCTGACCTACCAGATGAGTCAATTTagtaataaattatgaacaaacgTGGCTGTCCTTTGGATTGTCAACAgtcctttacaaaaaaaaaaaaaaaaaggtgtttgcaTTTGAAGCAAATAAGGGTAGTCAGTGATTGAGTGTGAGTCCATATGCATATGCTCCAAGTTGTTTTAAATGACTAATTAATTTGCTCCCCTCACAAACAGTGGTGTGGCACTTGAAAACAGcatgcagaaattctcattgGAATTGATAAATTCTCATTGGAATTATTGACAATTGAGAATATGGAATAAACCATAATAATGGAGCACAGAATACTTTAAATGAAAGAGAAGGAAGGGAATTGTCAAAGGAATctgaagagaggaaaagaggggaAATGTGTTGAGCAATAAAAGGCTTTTACATCAGACTGGACTGGATATTTTATTGATTGTTCTACTGCCAGCAAAGTTAAATCAATTAGTGCCTACTGCATATTTTCCAACAGGCTGGAATTTGGGAAGAGGACACCGCTCTCACTGGTAGAGTTGCATGCTGTGTAGACCGGATGACACAAAGTCCACACATTAGTTTCCCTAATAAAATTGAAACTATCAATAAACAATAGAATAAAATACTGCAATTATGGCAGTCATTAGTTCATTTGATTCCATAGATTGtcaggcaaaaaaacaaacaaaaaaactctggGATAGATATAATGAACaaaagatttatattaaaaagccATGTAGTCCAGTAACCTTCCATGTTGTTAACTTACTCTCTCATTTCTAGAAAACGATACATTGATTCATTTCAATATCCATAGGCTTAAATTCAGATGCTCATTTTGAGAAGGCAGTGTGATTggctaatataaaatatattattactttattaattaCACTATTAAATATAGTCATTAATAATTACTAATAGATTATTACTAGATAATAATCTAGTAATCtagattattaatatattaataatgactcattaatcaaacattaaaatcaaatatatacacatttagGTTACTAATTTGAAACCACTGGGTGCCAGGAAAGAATACTGGAGAGCTAAGAATATAGTCCCAATCTTTCTTAAACCTTTGAGAATGTCATAAGTTTTATGGTATTCATTTTATGGTCTTTTAGTTTGCTGAGAAGTGAATTTGCAAGAGATTTCAATTGGTGGTTTGGGATTAGTTTGATCTGTGCTCCCTTTTATAACTTCTTTTGTCTGATTGCTTACTCAGAGCTCTGAGGCCAGAGTAAGAGATCTTGGCTCTTAGGATAATATTGTCCCACTGTGCCAAGGGATTTTTGTACAGCCATTGTATCATGGCAGAGACACACGTGGAGCTCAGTGGGAGGGCAGAGGGAGACTAGACACCATCTTCACGGTgactattacatgaaaaatgtgatcACATCTTGGAGATTCATTTAGAGAGGGTTTAACAAATACCCATATACCTTCATCAACAATGATTAGGGAGTTTGAAGGGGTCAAATTGTGTCAGGTTACCAACCACCAACCTTAACAACAGTTTTCAGAGTTACACTGTCCCTGATTCCCATCCACTACCATTTTATGTTTGGTTTCCAAACTAATGCATTTTTCACAGCTTTCCTCTCTGATGGACTGCGGGCTGTGCCAAGTTTTTTCGCACATGCTAAGAGAGTTTCAAAATCAAGGATTCATTTCTCATTTTCACATGTACAAGCCTTTCAGAATGATATCTTTCTGGCCTCTTGTGGTAAAGTTTTTACCATTCGGCATGACTGTTTCACCATGTTCTGACACAGTCACAGGAATTATTTTAAAGATTGTACTCAAACTTTTGATTGCACAAGCTGAAAAATGTCATAGAAAGCATCCTGATAGGCCTGTGATTAACTCACACTTTTGTACCGTAATTGCCCCCTTGAATAATCCAAATCAATTTTGTTTACAAAAGATATAGTagaaataaatataaagaaataatgaagatatgtttgtactgtatgtgaCAATTCATGGAAAGCATATTGTTGCCTATTTAGTTTTGCATTCAACAGAACATTCTGCACTTGTGaatataatattgtataattATTAAATCTCTTATAAATAGCGTCTTCACTTCAAGCTGCAAGGTGTAATGTCAAGAAAAGGAAAATATgtttacttgtgtgtgtgtggtatgaaAAAAAGATAATCAATTGTTAACACTGTATGCATCTAAACTGGTCGCTTATGCGCTTAGTTTTAATTCATATAGACTTATATGACTTAAATATAGACTCCGTCACTTTGCATGCTGTATTTTCCTAATCAATAATCAATGTTTTGTCATTGCTAACACTCTCTCTTTGGTAATGAACCCAATGAACTCAAGCTCATTCTGTTTTTAAGGTAAGGGCTTTTCTGTTCATAGCAGGCAATTTTACTCAGTCATCAGAGGTTTGCTGTCATCTCCTGGTGCAGCAATGCCATATGTAggcataatataaaaaaaaaaaggcaaataacaGCATGCCATGTTCACAGAACCCCAAACCTTTATTTTCACCAAAGTTTGCACACAGAGAAATGAAGGGGAGGGGGGACAATTTGGCAGCCGAAGACGCTTCAAGCATATTTATAGAGacagtgatttaaaaacaaaatcataatCATTCAGTGCATATTCTGCTTCTTCCTATCACTTCACTTTCAAAGAGAAAGGACACAAATGCTCAGTCAACCTAGCATGGACAtggacagacacagacacactcacacatacactttacaccaaaacaaataaaatagaaaatagtcACACGTCAAAGGCTGTACTTGGGAGTATATGAGGACACATTCAGCTGGTAAAGATACCAAATTTATCAAGCCAGACAGATGACAAAACATTCAGGGTGAAACAACTCCCTTAATTACAACGCTGTACTAATGAACATGTCTACTCCTGCCAGAGAGAGATGACAAACATCAGCATTGAGTGCCGAAGGCTCGAATCAATGTAAGGATGTGAGCcaaggtaacaaaaagaaaatCTGTGAAGGAACTGGCTGGCTATTTTTCATAATAATCATAACACAGGCTAAGTCAAGCTATCTAGTCAGAAAATCCAAAAAGGGTGCTGTGTTTCCCAAAGTCAGACAACGAAAGAGTAGATTTGAAGAAGCTGACATGCAGACGTTCATAACATTTCAAGAGAGAGATATTTCATTTTACAGAGGatattaaaacaaagaaactaaaATACATACGAAATGTAGTTTACCAATGAGTTactattaaaggattagttcacccaaaaatgaaaattctctcatcatttactcaccctcatgccatcccagatgtgtatgactttctttcttgtgtagaacacaaatgaagatttttagaagaatatctcagctctcatCTCATACAATGCCTATGAATTTGTGGCCAGAACTATGAAGCttcgaaaagcacataaaggcagaaaagcaaaaaaaacaaatccatacaactccagtgtttaaattcctgtcttcagaagtgatatgataggtgtgggtgagaaacagatcaatactggagtccttttttctccactttcacttcttcttttgttttttgccaagctgcattatttgtgcatttcgccacctactggtcgaggctggtcaaaggtggagattgatagtaaaaaaggacttaaatattgatctgtttctcacacacatctatcatatcgcatcagaagacattgatttaaccactggattaccttatggattacttatgctgcctttatgtgctttttggagttttaaagttttggttgccattcacttgcatcgtttggacctacagaacttaaatattcttctaaaaatcttaatttgtgttgtgcagatgaaagaaagtcatgcatatctgggatggcatgagggtgagtaaataatgagagaattttcatttttgggtgaactattcctttaaaatgttttatttctttctgtACTCATCTGTCAAGCTATTTGTTCAGGAAAATGTATCTATGTCTTGATCATGCTGTATATAAACTTAAGTGCACTGTATATTCATGAGTCTTGGTATGTTGGCATGTTTGATTTTAAAAGGTAAGCCTATACCTTGGGCCTGAGCACTGAAGCTTGTTGTATTCTTCACAATTACACCAAACTTTACATAATTTAACACCGCAAACGTAAGCAAGCAGCTTACTCACATCATCAACACCTTTCACATGATCAAACCAGAAGTGCCTGAACaaactataataatgatatgataataatcaaataattaaCTTAACGCTTTATCGCATAGATTTGATACATCTGATTTGTTATCATTCAATCtgatcagatagatagatagatagatagatagatagacagatagatagagataaaAAAGGTATTTACAAAATAATACTTGTGTCTTCCCATTAGTCTATGAAATCAAGCAAGATCTTTCAAACAGTATGAGTGTGATACTAGtcgtttttgactgtttttttccagtgtttgtgtgtgagagtgtgtgagcaAGATAGGATGACAAGTTGGTTGATGAAGGGTGTGAGGAGGATAACTTCACGCTATTAGCTCTTCCCTCAGCTCCTTGTTCCTGCGGACGATTGCAGCATGTCGCTCCTGATGGGATCAAAAACATGCTTAGTATGACAAACACCATAATATTGGTTATTCATTCAACACCAGAAAGTTCTTCTATAAACACCAtaaaggcagttttttttttttatcagcagtGAACATTGGCATGCACAGATCAGCGTAGAAAATATTGTCTCATGTGTGACTGTCTTTACTAGTGGTTGACCAAAATGGGGTTTTCAATGGCCGATTCCATTGCTGGTATCTAGAGAGCAGAGAAGCTGATAGCacatataatgccaatatattatacaataataatatgatGCCAAAGGAGACTTCCACACAATTACAGAAATaagaatttattttaaacaatatttacttaaaattcacacacatatatttttgaaaacaaaaaatgagAACTCAGTTCTTTTTATTGGCCAAACCAATACCGATGATCTAAAAATTGCCaaatatattggtctatcaccaGTCTTCAGTATTTTATAGCTGACATGACT comes from the Myxocyprinus asiaticus isolate MX2 ecotype Aquarium Trade chromosome 15, UBuf_Myxa_2, whole genome shotgun sequence genome and includes:
- the LOC127453440 gene encoding fatty acid-binding protein, adipocyte-like; protein product: MVEPYIGKWKMTSSDSFDEYMKAVGAGFASRQMANLAKPSLSIAVDDQGLISMKAVTTFKTLEIKFKLDEEFDETTADDRKVRTTMSLVDGKLIQKQTWEGKTTIIEREIQESKMIVKCTMDDVVAIRMYEKDA